ATTGCAGAAGCCAAACAAGAACAGATGTTCGTGCCTTTTGATGAGCCCTATCGTCAACACCGTGAAGAATTTTTGAAAGGTGAATAGCGCTTGGACCATAAAGGCGTAGCAAAGCCTTCATGCTGTTAACTGCTGATCAGATCCGTAAAAATTCTCACCTGATTGCGGCCAGCGGCTTTGACCGCATACAGCGCCTGATCGGCTTGGCTGATAATCAGGTGAGGTGCATCGGCACTGAGTGAACTGCTGATGCCAAAACTGGCGCTGATGACAAATTGCTGTTTTTGCTCGGTGATAAAATCTAGCTGTGTTATTGCAAGACGACAACGTTCTGCCACATTGTGTGCTTGTGCCGTGGTGGTGTTGGGCAGTATCAGAATGAATTCTTCTCCGCCAAAACGACCAATTACATCTTGATCACGCAGATTATGGGTGAGACATCTGGCCACTTGCACCAAGACTTGATCCCCCATGCTGTGGCCGAAGTGATCATTAATACTTTTAAAATGATCCAGATCGAGCAGGATAATTGAATATAAGGGATCAGGCTGCTGATGTAATTTCTCTAAATAGCTGTCGATACTGCGTCGATTGAACACATTGGTTAACGGATCCAGACGGCTGAGGATCTGAATGGTCATTTCCCGTTTTCGCCATTGTGTCAGCAAAATTTCAAACAGAAACAAACAGGCCAACATGATCGGCAATAAGAAAAACATCATGCTACCGACCCAAAACGGGTGCATGGGAACTTGATTAAGATGTTGCATGTTAAACAGCGGTGCGTAGCTTAGAACCCCAATCATGCTTAAATAATTACAGAACAGTAGCGCCAGTGTTGCTGGAATGAGCGCACAATACACCATTCTACGGTCAAACAGTACTAAGCCCACACCCACAACACTGACATAACCCACCATTGTTGCCGGACTAAAGCTTCCGACTAAATAGCTGTTATGGCAGAGCATCGCAGTAAAAATCTGTACGCTGAGAATTGGTAAAAAGCTTTGTGCCCAAAGTTGTTCTCTAAAAATATGGCAAGGAATGATCAGCAACAACAGAATGCCCAGCATAAGCAGACTGGTCGATAATTGCGAACGTACCAGATTCAAATGTACCCATTCTGAATACTGTGGATTGAGCAAGACAAAAATGTCCCAGCTGATCCAGAACAGATTCATAAAAGCGGCAAGTATCAGTAATAAAATACTTTTTTTGAGTATGGTCCAATTGACGACAATATGATGTTCCCAAGAAAGCCGAAAGCCCCATCTTTTTGTGTCAGTTGACCGATTAAAACGAATCTTGACCATTGGCATGCATCCTTTTATGCAATGAGATTCCCAGCAACTGTAGATTTGTCCTCAAAATATCGAACAATGATTATTGAAATAACAATAGCATCTTTAGAATGAGAAAAAAGTCGGGTGGTCAGGTTTTAGTGCAAATCAGGACGGGAAAAATGCCTCAAAAAATAGGCTATGATCTAAATATCCAATCATTTTTATTTTCTAATGACAAAATTGAATTAACAGTGACAATGGTCAGACATAGCTGACCATTTTTCACACGATTTTATTTTAATCAATCCCGATCAAGTGCATGAGCAAATTCAGCAATATCAGCCAGAGCCTGTTTTGCTTCAGGGAACCATGCATTAAACATCTGGAAGTTATGCCACATGCCCGTATACAGTTTGAAGCTGACATCGACATCGGCTTGCACGGCTTTTTCTCTAAAGCGTTTTGAATCATCTAATAGGATTTCTTTAGAGCCGACTTGCACCAAAGTGGGCGGCAGTCCTGTTAAATCATCAAAGAGTGGTGAAACACGTGGATCATCGGCTTGGATACTATCCGTCAGATAATGATTGATGCCGGCTTGCAAGGCTTCGATTGACAGCAGTGCATCATGTTTCTGGTTAAAACGTAGCGATTCGCTGGTCAAGGTCAGATCAAGATAAGGTGACATTAGAATCAGGCCACTTGGCATCAACCCTGGCTGCTGTTTGAGACGTAAACATAAGGCCAAAGCCAGATTGGCACCACAAGAATCACCTGAAATAATAATATCTTTTGGTTTAATGCCTTGTACCAGCAAGGCTTGATAAACATCAAAAATCGCATCAATGGCTTCAGGAAAGGGATGCTCGGGCGCAAGAGGATAATCAACATGAATGACTTGCATCTGGGTACGTGCGGCGATATCGGTCATCAAGGCACGATGGGTATTTAAACTCCCTAAGAAGAACGCGCCGCCATGGATATGGAAAATCAGCTGAGTTGCCGTAGCTTGCGCCTTAATTTCCTCACCGCGTACACCTGCCAGACGTATTGAACGGATTTGTACCGTCGGATCGTGTGGAAATACGCGACACAGTTGATCCAGAAGAGGACGTAAAGCATTGGGAGCCAAGTTAAATTGACTTGGTGTCCGGATTGCCGCTTTAAGTAGAGATTCAGTAAAATAATATTTCCAAACAGTAGCAAGTTTCATAATTTTTCCATATTGTTAGATCAGTATCGGAATAAGAATATTCTTGAAGATAAGCGATGCCTAAGCGTTACGATAAAAACTGAAAAAATTGTGCGCTACGTCACCCTTACTCAGGTTATACCAAATAGTCATAATCAAGAATTGCAATATTGATCGAAGTTCTCAATACTCTGAGTTTGAAAGACCCCTTAAGGATATTACAAAAATGAAGAAAATTGCTTTAGCATTTGGATTGCTTGGTTTAACAACTTTTGCCAATGCGGCAGATGCGCTGAACGGCAGTGTTTGGCAGACGATTGATGATGAAACAAAGCAGCCAAAGGCAATCGTGAAATTTACGGAACAAAAGGATGGAACACTGACTGCATCTATTCAAAAATATTTAGTTGCAGATCAGGAAAATGCCTGCTCTAAATGTGAAGGAACCTATCACAATAAGCCATTGAAAGGTTTAACCATTGTACATGGTCTTAAAAATGTCGGCGGGACAAGCTATGACAATGGTTCGATTATTGATCCTAAAAACGGTAAAACCTATCGATTAAAGGCTGAAATCCTAGAAGGTGGCAAGAAGCTGAAATTACGTGGCTATATTGGTGTTGCGGCTTTAGG
The DNA window shown above is from Acinetobacter colistiniresistens and carries:
- a CDS encoding GGDEF domain-containing protein; translation: MVKIRFNRSTDTKRWGFRLSWEHHIVVNWTILKKSILLLILAAFMNLFWISWDIFVLLNPQYSEWVHLNLVRSQLSTSLLMLGILLLLIIPCHIFREQLWAQSFLPILSVQIFTAMLCHNSYLVGSFSPATMVGYVSVVGVGLVLFDRRMVYCALIPATLALLFCNYLSMIGVLSYAPLFNMQHLNQVPMHPFWVGSMMFFLLPIMLACLFLFEILLTQWRKREMTIQILSRLDPLTNVFNRRSIDSYLEKLHQQPDPLYSIILLDLDHFKSINDHFGHSMGDQVLVQVARCLTHNLRDQDVIGRFGGEEFILILPNTTTAQAHNVAERCRLAITQLDFITEQKQQFVISASFGISSSLSADAPHLIISQADQALYAVKAAGRNQVRIFTDLISS
- a CDS encoding alpha/beta hydrolase translates to MKLATVWKYYFTESLLKAAIRTPSQFNLAPNALRPLLDQLCRVFPHDPTVQIRSIRLAGVRGEEIKAQATATQLIFHIHGGAFFLGSLNTHRALMTDIAARTQMQVIHVDYPLAPEHPFPEAIDAIFDVYQALLVQGIKPKDIIISGDSCGANLALALCLRLKQQPGLMPSGLILMSPYLDLTLTSESLRFNQKHDALLSIEALQAGINHYLTDSIQADDPRVSPLFDDLTGLPPTLVQVGSKEILLDDSKRFREKAVQADVDVSFKLYTGMWHNFQMFNAWFPEAKQALADIAEFAHALDRD
- a CDS encoding DUF2147 domain-containing protein, whose protein sequence is MKKIALAFGLLGLTTFANAADALNGSVWQTIDDETKQPKAIVKFTEQKDGTLTASIQKYLVADQENACSKCEGTYHNKPLKGLTIVHGLKNVGGTSYDNGSIIDPKNGKTYRLKAEILEGGKKLKLRGYIGVAALGRNQTWIRTN